A region from the Variovorax paradoxus genome encodes:
- a CDS encoding ribulose-bisphosphate carboxylase large subunit family protein, producing MTVTERIRARYLIETPLDPAAVAEVMAGEQSCGTFTRVGGETDALRERARATVEAITELVPAEVPSLPNALLERKGTRGPWRRAHVDISFPMSNIGANLPTLAATVSGNLYDLGEVTGLRLESLQLPAAYRTQFEMPRIGIAGTRRATGVASGALVGTIIKPNVGLSANETAELVARLCAAGVDFIKDDEVCADPAHAPLAERVPAVMAVVRAHQQRTGKHVMVAFNITDETDAMKRHADLVEREGGSCVMASLNWCGHSGMQTLRRHTGLALHGHRNGYGALSRHPLLGISFQAYQTLWRLAGVDHMHVHGLQGKFSQPDSEVVESARDCFTPLTDAADDRVMPAFSSGQWAGTVPATWAAIGIDDLLFMAGGGILAHPDGAAAGVTSIRQAWSAARAGIALQEAARGAPELARALAFFGRP from the coding sequence GTGACCGTGACTGAACGCATCCGCGCGCGCTACCTGATCGAGACGCCGCTGGACCCGGCCGCCGTGGCCGAGGTGATGGCCGGCGAACAATCGTGCGGCACCTTCACGCGCGTGGGGGGCGAGACCGACGCGCTGCGCGAACGCGCGCGCGCCACCGTCGAGGCGATCACCGAGCTTGTGCCTGCCGAAGTACCGAGCCTGCCCAACGCGCTGCTCGAACGCAAGGGCACGCGCGGCCCGTGGCGGCGTGCGCACGTCGACATCTCTTTTCCGATGTCGAACATCGGCGCCAACCTGCCGACGCTCGCGGCCACGGTGTCAGGCAACCTCTACGACCTGGGCGAAGTGACGGGCCTGCGGCTCGAATCGCTGCAGCTTCCTGCCGCCTACCGCACGCAATTCGAAATGCCGCGCATCGGCATCGCGGGCACGCGGCGCGCCACCGGCGTGGCCAGCGGCGCGCTGGTCGGCACCATCATCAAGCCAAACGTGGGACTGTCCGCGAACGAGACCGCCGAGCTGGTCGCCAGGCTCTGCGCCGCGGGCGTCGACTTCATCAAGGACGACGAGGTGTGTGCCGACCCCGCGCATGCGCCGCTCGCCGAGCGCGTACCCGCGGTGATGGCCGTGGTGCGCGCACACCAGCAGCGCACCGGCAAGCACGTGATGGTGGCCTTCAACATCACCGACGAAACCGATGCGATGAAGCGGCATGCCGACCTGGTCGAGCGCGAAGGCGGATCGTGCGTGATGGCCAGCCTCAACTGGTGCGGCCATTCGGGCATGCAGACCCTGCGCCGCCACACCGGCCTGGCGCTGCACGGCCACCGCAACGGCTACGGCGCGCTGTCGCGCCATCCGCTGCTGGGCATTTCGTTCCAGGCCTATCAAACGCTCTGGCGGCTGGCCGGCGTCGACCACATGCACGTGCACGGCCTGCAGGGCAAGTTCTCGCAGCCCGACAGCGAAGTCGTCGAATCGGCGCGCGACTGCTTCACGCCGCTGACCGATGCCGCCGACGACCGCGTGATGCCGGCCTTCTCGTCGGGCCAATGGGCCGGCACCGTGCCCGCCACCTGGGCCGCCATCGGCATCGACGACCTGCTCTTCATGGCCGGCGGTGGCATCCTCGCGCATCCCGATGGCGCAGCGGCCGGCGTCACGAGCATCCGCCAGGCCTGGTCGGCCGCGCGCGCCGGCATCGCGCTGCAAGAAGCCGCCCGCGGCGCGCCCGAACTGGCGCGCGCGCTGGCCTTCTTCGGCAGGCCGTGA
- a CDS encoding ESPR-type extended signal peptide-containing protein yields the protein MNRQAHRLVFSASRGALVAVGETARSAGKRCPFPPA from the coding sequence GTGAACCGCCAAGCCCACCGCCTCGTCTTCAGCGCCAGCCGCGGCGCACTCGTGGCCGTGGGCGAGACGGCAAGAAGCGCAGGCAAGCGCTGCCCTTTTCCTCCCGCTTGA
- a CDS encoding TRAP transporter substrate-binding protein: protein MTSLTRRSALRTLSALPAAGIVSALPRIARAAEFSYKYGNNLPLSHPLNIRAQEAADRIAKESKGRVEIKIFPNNQLGGDTDMLAQVRSGGIEFFTPSALVIATLVPVAAINAVGFAFNDYGQVWGAMDGQLGAHVRGAIAKSRLHAFEKMWDNGFRQTTSSKAAVTNAKDMDGLKIRVPVSPLSISMFKGLGAAPASLQFSEVYSALQTKIVDAQENPLPIIQVAKLFEVQKFCSLTNHIWDGYWFIANGRAWEALPDDLKTIVSRAINDAGMQQREDIKKLNESVVGDLQAKGLSINRPVAESFRAKLRESGFYGEWKGRFGPEAWALLEGAVGKLA, encoded by the coding sequence ATGACATCGCTGACCCGCCGCAGTGCCTTGCGCACGCTTTCCGCCCTCCCCGCCGCCGGCATCGTGAGCGCCCTGCCGCGCATCGCCCGCGCGGCCGAGTTCTCGTACAAGTACGGCAACAACCTGCCGCTCAGCCATCCGCTGAACATCCGCGCGCAGGAGGCGGCCGACCGCATTGCCAAGGAAAGCAAGGGCCGGGTCGAGATCAAGATCTTCCCCAACAACCAGCTCGGCGGCGACACCGACATGCTGGCGCAGGTGCGCTCGGGCGGCATCGAGTTCTTCACGCCGTCCGCGCTGGTGATTGCCACGCTGGTGCCGGTGGCCGCCATCAACGCCGTGGGCTTCGCGTTCAACGACTACGGCCAGGTGTGGGGCGCCATGGACGGCCAGCTCGGCGCGCACGTGCGCGGCGCCATCGCCAAGTCGCGCCTCCATGCCTTCGAGAAGATGTGGGACAACGGCTTTCGCCAGACCACCAGCAGCAAGGCCGCGGTCACCAACGCCAAGGACATGGACGGCCTGAAGATCCGCGTGCCCGTGAGCCCGCTGTCGATTTCGATGTTCAAGGGCCTGGGCGCCGCGCCCGCGAGCCTGCAGTTCAGCGAGGTGTATTCCGCGCTGCAGACGAAGATCGTCGATGCGCAGGAGAACCCGCTGCCGATCATCCAGGTGGCCAAGCTGTTCGAGGTGCAGAAGTTCTGCTCGCTCACCAACCACATCTGGGACGGCTACTGGTTCATTGCCAACGGCCGCGCCTGGGAGGCGTTGCCCGACGACCTCAAGACCATCGTCTCGCGTGCCATCAACGACGCCGGCATGCAGCAGCGCGAAGACATCAAGAAGCTCAACGAATCGGTCGTCGGCGACCTGCAGGCCAAGGGCCTCAGCATCAACCGCCCGGTGGCCGAGAGCTTTCGCGCCAAGCTGCGCGAGTCGGGCTTTTATGGCGAGTGGAAGGGCCGCTTCGGCCCCGAGGCGTGGGCGCTGCTCGAAGGCGCCGTCGGCAAGCTGGCCTGA
- a CDS encoding LacI family DNA-binding transcriptional regulator translates to MRDNPSTDARRARVVDIARAAQVSTATVDRVLNRRPGVRDATVQRVLKAAGELDYLPGPELYAALTPPPLRLVFLLPAGTNRFIRMLGDMVGYSQEHWAPFNVQCRTVFIESFNPHELADALRRHGQRCDGIAMMALEHPAVREAVAALAARGLPVVTLISDLSNSERAAFVGLDNRAAGRTAGYLIGRFIGARAAKVALIAGSLSYKAHEEREAGFLHVIDEMFPRLEVVGLREGQDDAGKNYRQTRALLEQYPDMGGIYNIGGASDGVARALKEAGREQKVVFIGHGLTPDTRTLLIDGSMDAVITQSPHTTLMNCVRIFANLRDKREALSGVETTRSQVIFRENLP, encoded by the coding sequence ATGCGGGATAACCCTTCAACCGATGCGCGGCGCGCGCGCGTGGTCGACATCGCGCGTGCGGCGCAGGTCTCGACCGCCACCGTCGACCGCGTGCTCAACCGCCGCCCCGGCGTGCGCGACGCCACGGTGCAGCGCGTGCTCAAGGCTGCGGGCGAGCTCGACTACCTGCCTGGCCCGGAGCTCTATGCCGCGCTCACGCCGCCGCCCCTCAGGCTGGTGTTTTTGCTGCCGGCCGGCACCAACCGCTTCATCCGCATGCTGGGCGACATGGTCGGCTATTCGCAGGAGCACTGGGCGCCGTTCAACGTGCAGTGCCGCACGGTGTTCATCGAGAGCTTCAACCCGCACGAACTGGCCGACGCGCTGCGCCGCCATGGCCAGCGCTGCGACGGCATCGCGATGATGGCGCTGGAGCACCCCGCGGTGCGCGAGGCGGTGGCCGCGCTGGCGGCGCGCGGGCTGCCGGTGGTCACGCTGATCTCGGACCTGTCGAACTCCGAGCGCGCGGCCTTCGTGGGGCTGGACAACCGCGCGGCCGGCCGCACCGCGGGCTACCTCATCGGCCGTTTCATCGGCGCGCGCGCCGCGAAGGTCGCGCTCATCGCGGGCAGCTTGAGCTACAAGGCGCACGAGGAGCGCGAGGCCGGCTTCCTGCACGTGATCGACGAGATGTTTCCGCGGCTCGAAGTGGTGGGCCTGCGCGAAGGCCAGGACGATGCCGGCAAGAACTACCGGCAGACGCGCGCGCTGCTGGAGCAGTACCCCGACATGGGCGGCATCTACAACATCGGTGGCGCATCCGACGGCGTGGCGCGGGCGCTGAAGGAAGCGGGGCGCGAGCAGAAGGTGGTGTTCATCGGGCACGGACTCACGCCTGACACGCGCACGCTGCTGATCGATGGCAGCATGGATGCGGTGATCACGCAGAGCCCGCACACCACGCTGATGAACTGCGTGCGCATCTTCGCCAATCTGCGCGACAAGCGCGAAGCGCTCAGCGGCGTGGAAACCACGCGCAGCCAGGTGATCTTTCGCGAGAACCTTCCTTAG
- a CDS encoding four-carbon acid sugar kinase family protein — MPAAQVPAIVYYGDDFTGATDTLGTAARAGLRALLFLNTPDAARLAQAGPLDVLGIAGAARAMAPEAMQAELAPVAALFRSLSARVLHYKTCSTFDSAPHIGSIGAAVRALRGAVEQPWTAIVGGQPNIGRHCLFGHLFAAAGAGGEVFRIDRHPTMSRHPVTPMHEADLRLHLAAQGLAGMHSIPFTAASRGPDALGEALQRALRLPSAVADADDAQAVLFDVADAPQLAAIGHVLWSEARRATLLAVGPSSVVDALASALGTRSDSPADSRHVTPARGPVLVLAGSLSPVTARQVAAARSFDTVWLDAPRLAQRDAATLERHAREIAQGLARGRHMLACTRPAEQTPTEGHNVDAQSLSRAGGDLLAKVLAMAPLHRVGIAGGDTSSHAVQALDAWGLSYVADMGAGASLCRVHSDDAALDGMEIMLKGGQMGSDDVFERLVHGDAGSGPLS, encoded by the coding sequence ATGCCGGCCGCTCAAGTGCCGGCCATCGTCTACTACGGCGACGATTTCACCGGCGCCACCGACACCCTTGGCACCGCCGCGCGCGCAGGCCTGCGGGCCCTGCTGTTCCTGAACACGCCCGATGCCGCGCGGCTCGCGCAAGCCGGCCCGCTCGACGTGCTGGGCATTGCAGGCGCCGCCCGCGCCATGGCGCCCGAAGCCATGCAGGCCGAGCTGGCCCCGGTCGCCGCGCTGTTCCGCTCGCTCAGCGCGCGCGTGCTGCACTACAAGACCTGCTCGACCTTCGACAGCGCGCCGCACATCGGCTCCATCGGCGCAGCCGTGCGCGCGCTGCGCGGCGCCGTCGAACAACCCTGGACCGCGATCGTCGGCGGCCAGCCCAACATCGGCCGGCATTGCCTGTTCGGCCACCTGTTCGCCGCGGCCGGCGCGGGCGGCGAGGTGTTTCGCATCGACCGGCATCCGACGATGAGCCGGCACCCGGTCACGCCGATGCACGAGGCGGACCTGAGGCTGCACCTGGCGGCGCAGGGCTTGGCCGGCATGCACTCCATTCCTTTCACGGCCGCCTCACGGGGCCCGGATGCGCTCGGCGAGGCGCTGCAGCGCGCACTGCGCCTGCCCTCCGCTGTGGCCGATGCCGATGATGCCCAGGCCGTGCTGTTCGACGTGGCCGATGCCCCGCAGCTCGCGGCCATCGGCCATGTGCTGTGGTCCGAGGCCCGGCGCGCCACGCTGCTTGCCGTGGGCCCGAGCAGCGTGGTCGATGCGCTGGCCAGCGCGCTCGGCACGCGCAGCGATTCGCCGGCCGACTCGCGCCACGTCACTCCCGCGCGCGGCCCCGTGCTCGTGCTTGCCGGAAGCCTGTCGCCCGTGACGGCGCGGCAGGTGGCGGCGGCACGCTCGTTCGACACCGTGTGGCTCGATGCGCCACGGCTCGCGCAACGCGACGCGGCCACGCTGGAGCGCCATGCCCGCGAGATCGCGCAGGGCCTTGCCCGCGGCCGCCACATGCTGGCCTGCACCCGCCCCGCCGAGCAGACGCCCACCGAGGGCCACAACGTCGATGCCCAGTCCCTCTCCCGCGCCGGCGGCGACCTGCTGGCCAAGGTGCTGGCGATGGCGCCGCTGCACCGCGTCGGCATTGCCGGAGGCGACACTTCGAGCCACGCCGTGCAGGCGCTCGATGCGTGGGGGCTCTCCTATGTGGCCGACATGGGCGCCGGCGCCTCGCTGTGCCGCGTGCACAGCGACGACGCCGCGCTCGACGGCATGGAGATCATGCTCAAGGGCGGCCAGATGGGCTCGGACGATGTGTTCGAGCGCCTGGTGCATGGTGATGCGGGCAGCGGCCCGCTTTCGTGA
- a CDS encoding low molecular weight protein-tyrosine-phosphatase, producing MKSVLVVCIGNICRSPMAHVLLADALPEITVSSAGTGALIGHPADSIAQQLMAARGLDLSAHRARQITQPMCVQADLILTMDEGQRRHIENSYPLTRGRVFRLAETAKLNIPDPYRMGQEAFEHALQLIDAGVKTWAERIRQFK from the coding sequence TTGAAATCCGTTCTTGTCGTTTGCATCGGCAACATCTGCCGAAGCCCGATGGCGCATGTCCTGCTCGCCGATGCGTTGCCAGAGATCACCGTGTCGTCGGCCGGCACGGGTGCGTTGATAGGCCACCCCGCGGACTCCATCGCCCAGCAATTGATGGCCGCGCGCGGCCTCGACCTGAGTGCCCACCGCGCGAGGCAGATCACCCAGCCGATGTGCGTCCAGGCCGACCTGATCCTCACCATGGACGAGGGGCAGCGTCGCCACATCGAAAACAGCTACCCGCTCACGCGCGGCCGGGTCTTTCGCCTTGCCGAAACCGCCAAGCTGAATATCCCTGACCCCTACCGCATGGGCCAGGAAGCCTTCGAGCACGCACTTCAACTCATTGACGCCGGCGTCAAGACATGGGCCGAACGCATTCGGCAATTCAAATGA
- a CDS encoding integrase core domain-containing protein translates to MFLLLDVHGDHTTVDHSWVAEHIKADAQEIAERRRTMRRRPPRFFAVGHTWALDLSFMVNAQGFTFAMLGIIDHGSRRLLCLKQLPRKCTLALLGHLFLTMARYGVPAVIRTDNESMFASVLWRTMLAALGVCHRRSRPGCPWDNGRIERLFGTLKSLLRSIRPHTVQALRTSLKEFTWFYNHVRVHQNLKGLTPMETWNGNTLADHDCSYAS, encoded by the coding sequence ATGTTCTTGCTGCTCGATGTGCACGGCGACCACACCACCGTGGACCACAGTTGGGTGGCCGAGCACATCAAGGCGGATGCGCAGGAGATCGCCGAGCGCAGACGCACGATGCGCCGGCGCCCACCCCGCTTCTTCGCGGTCGGCCACACCTGGGCGCTGGACCTGAGCTTCATGGTCAACGCGCAGGGCTTCACCTTCGCCATGCTGGGCATCATCGACCACGGCTCGCGCCGCTTGCTGTGCCTGAAGCAGTTGCCGCGCAAATGCACGCTGGCACTGCTGGGCCATCTGTTCCTGACGATGGCGCGCTATGGTGTGCCGGCGGTGATCCGCACCGACAACGAGTCGATGTTTGCCAGCGTGCTCTGGCGCACGATGCTGGCGGCGTTGGGCGTTTGCCATCGGCGCAGCCGGCCGGGCTGCCCGTGGGACAACGGGCGCATCGAGCGCCTGTTCGGCACGCTCAAGTCGCTGCTCAGATCGATCCGACCTCACACCGTCCAAGCCTTGCGCACCTCGCTCAAGGAGTTCACCTGGTTCTACAACCATGTGCGGGTGCACCAGAATCTCAAGGGGCTGACGCCGATGGAAACCTGGAACGGCAACACGCTGGCCGACCATGACTGTTCGTATGCAAGCTAA
- a CDS encoding TRAP transporter large permease — MVHESTFEAAPFVGAGPSANALSGMAGRADRVLGGAVEAVAALLVLAEICVLFAGVVSRYVFHAPLVWSDELASILFLWLSMLGAVVALRRGEHMRMTALLQKVQPHTRAMLDAFAIAASVAFLVLIIWPSIDYAHEESFIVTPALEISNAWRAAAIPTGIGIMLAMALLRLLRVCTGRQIAVAVLGMAALVAAFWLAAPLFATLGKFNLVIFFVVVVAATVLSGVPIAFSFALATFGYLALTTRTPLLVMVGRLDEGMSHLILLAVPLFIFLGALIEMTGMARAMIQFLASLLGHVRGGLSYVLIGAMYLVSGISGSKIADMAAIAPVLFPEMVKRGAKPGDLVALLSATGAQTETIPPSIVLITIGSVTGISIAALFTGGLLPAVVLGAALCAVVWWRYRREDLSGVQRHSRREVGKLLLVALPAVLLPFVIRAAVVEGVATATEVSTIGIVYSAIVGLFVYRQFDWKRLKPMLVDTASLSGAIIFIVGCATAMAWGLTQSGFSQDLARVMGALPGGAYGFLAVSIVAFIVLGSVLEGIPAIVLFGPLLFPIAKAAGVHEVHYAMVVIFAMGIGLFAPPFGVGYYGACAVSKVNPDEGIRHIWGYIAAMLVGLVIVAAFPWFSTGFLKF, encoded by the coding sequence ATGGTGCATGAATCCACTTTCGAGGCCGCGCCTTTCGTGGGCGCCGGCCCGTCCGCCAACGCGCTGAGCGGCATGGCCGGGCGCGCCGACCGCGTGCTGGGCGGCGCGGTCGAGGCCGTGGCCGCGCTGCTGGTGCTGGCCGAGATCTGCGTGCTGTTCGCGGGCGTGGTGTCGCGCTATGTGTTCCATGCGCCGCTGGTGTGGTCGGACGAGCTCGCGTCGATCCTGTTCCTGTGGCTCTCGATGCTCGGCGCGGTGGTGGCGTTGCGGCGCGGCGAGCACATGCGCATGACGGCGCTGCTGCAGAAGGTGCAGCCGCACACGCGGGCGATGCTCGACGCCTTTGCCATCGCGGCTTCGGTCGCGTTCCTGGTGCTGATCATCTGGCCGTCGATCGACTACGCGCACGAGGAGTCGTTCATCGTCACGCCCGCGCTGGAGATCAGCAACGCCTGGCGCGCCGCGGCCATTCCAACGGGCATCGGCATCATGCTGGCGATGGCGCTGCTGCGCCTTTTGCGCGTGTGCACCGGGCGGCAGATCGCAGTCGCGGTGCTCGGCATGGCGGCGCTGGTGGCGGCTTTCTGGCTGGCTGCGCCGCTGTTCGCGACGCTCGGCAAGTTCAACCTCGTGATCTTCTTTGTGGTGGTGGTGGCGGCCACGGTGCTTTCGGGCGTGCCCATCGCGTTCTCGTTCGCGCTGGCCACCTTCGGCTACCTGGCGCTCACCACGCGCACGCCGCTGCTGGTGATGGTGGGGCGCCTGGACGAAGGCATGTCGCACCTGATCCTGCTCGCGGTGCCGCTCTTCATCTTCCTGGGCGCGCTGATCGAGATGACGGGCATGGCGCGCGCCATGATCCAGTTTCTTGCGAGCCTGCTGGGCCACGTGCGCGGCGGCCTCTCGTATGTGCTGATCGGAGCGATGTACCTGGTGTCGGGCATCTCGGGCTCCAAGATCGCCGACATGGCGGCCATTGCGCCCGTGCTGTTCCCCGAGATGGTCAAGCGCGGCGCCAAGCCCGGCGACCTGGTGGCGCTGCTGTCGGCCACCGGCGCGCAGACCGAGACCATTCCGCCGTCGATCGTGCTCATCACCATCGGCTCGGTCACGGGCATTTCCATCGCGGCGCTCTTCACCGGCGGGCTGCTGCCCGCCGTGGTGCTGGGCGCCGCGCTGTGCGCGGTGGTGTGGTGGCGTTACCGGCGCGAAGACCTGAGCGGCGTGCAGCGCCACAGCAGGCGCGAGGTCGGCAAGCTGCTGCTGGTTGCGTTGCCCGCGGTGCTGCTGCCCTTCGTGATCCGCGCCGCCGTGGTCGAGGGCGTGGCCACGGCCACCGAGGTGTCGACCATCGGCATTGTTTACTCGGCCATCGTCGGGCTCTTCGTGTACCGGCAGTTCGACTGGAAACGGCTCAAGCCGATGCTGGTCGACACGGCCTCGCTCTCGGGCGCGATCATCTTCATTGTCGGCTGCGCCACGGCCATGGCCTGGGGCCTCACGCAGTCGGGCTTCTCGCAGGACCTGGCACGCGTCATGGGCGCGCTGCCGGGCGGCGCCTACGGCTTCCTGGCCGTGTCGATCGTGGCCTTCATCGTGCTGGGCAGCGTGCTCGAGGGCATTCCGGCCATCGTGCTGTTCGGGCCGTTGCTGTTTCCCATTGCCAAGGCCGCGGGCGTGCACGAGGTGCACTACGCCATGGTCGTGATCTTCGCGATGGGCATCGGCCTGTTCGCGCCGCCCTTCGGCGTGGGCTACTACGGCGCCTGCGCCGTCAGCAAGGTCAACCCCGACGAAGGCATCAGGCACATCTGGGGCTACATCGCCGCGATGCTGGTGGGCCTGGTGATCGTGGCCGCGTTCCCGTGGTTCTCGACCGGTTTTCTCAAGTTCTGA
- a CDS encoding phosphodiesterase — MLIAQLSDPHIRAKGELYQGVVDSNRMFAEALAHLHALDRLPDLLVLTGDLVDEGRAEEYEMARMLLSASRIPFLVIPGNHDHRESFRAAFSDHAYLPKAGPLQWCLDDHAVRIIGLDSCVTGKHHGHIDTEGLAWLARTLAKDTVKPTLLMLHHPPFTSGIPYVDAYRCMEAQQLEDVVRSAPNVELVLCGHVHRTMLRRWGGTVVCSCPSTTTEIALQLRPGAPPQSHVGPRSCMLHLWDERQGVVSHLSHIGDFAGPYAFA; from the coding sequence ATGCTCATCGCCCAGCTGTCCGATCCGCACATTCGCGCCAAAGGCGAACTGTACCAAGGCGTTGTCGACTCCAACAGGATGTTTGCCGAGGCGCTCGCGCATCTGCACGCGCTCGACCGTCTCCCTGATCTGCTTGTGCTCACGGGCGACCTGGTCGACGAAGGCCGCGCCGAAGAATACGAGATGGCGCGCATGCTGCTTTCTGCCTCGCGCATTCCGTTTCTCGTCATTCCCGGCAACCATGACCATCGCGAGAGCTTTCGCGCTGCGTTCAGCGACCACGCCTACCTGCCCAAGGCGGGGCCGCTGCAGTGGTGCCTGGACGACCATGCGGTGCGCATCATCGGGCTGGACTCGTGCGTTACCGGAAAGCACCACGGCCACATCGACACCGAAGGCCTCGCGTGGCTTGCGCGCACGCTGGCAAAAGACACCGTCAAGCCCACGCTGCTGATGCTGCATCACCCGCCCTTCACGAGCGGCATTCCCTATGTGGATGCCTACCGCTGCATGGAGGCGCAGCAGCTCGAAGACGTGGTGCGGAGCGCGCCGAATGTCGAACTGGTGCTGTGCGGGCATGTGCACCGCACGATGCTGCGCCGCTGGGGTGGAACCGTGGTCTGTTCATGCCCGAGCACCACGACGGAGATCGCATTGCAGCTGCGCCCCGGTGCGCCGCCGCAATCCCATGTCGGGCCGCGCAGCTGCATGCTGCATCTGTGGGACGAGCGGCAGGGCGTGGTCAGCCACCTGAGCCATATCGGAGACTTTGCCGGTCCCTACGCGTTCGCCTGA
- a CDS encoding DUF3789 domain-containing protein, whose amino-acid sequence MYTFAIDTGIFVAGAFLGVLVMCLLQVSRSDD is encoded by the coding sequence ATGTACACCTTCGCAATCGACACCGGAATCTTCGTAGCTGGCGCCTTTCTGGGTGTCCTGGTCATGTGCCTGCTCCAGGTTTCGCGGTCTGACGACTGA
- a CDS encoding VOC family protein yields MSRFLGEIRQLGYVVHDIEAAMDYWSTTLGVGPWFYNPKVPIKNYRYNGQAHEPHNSVALANSGYVQVELIQTRNDVPSMYRDFLQAGRTGLQHVAYWTADYDADLARLTAQGFKPVMSGEVGERGRFIYFDTEYHPGTVIELSEVAGPKGKMFDLIRNASEGWDGSEPVRPFPDLSKL; encoded by the coding sequence ATGAGTCGATTCCTCGGCGAGATCCGCCAGCTGGGCTATGTCGTGCACGACATCGAAGCCGCCATGGACTACTGGAGCACCACGCTGGGCGTGGGCCCGTGGTTCTACAACCCCAAGGTGCCGATCAAGAACTACCGCTACAACGGCCAGGCGCACGAGCCTCACAACTCGGTGGCGTTGGCCAACTCGGGCTATGTGCAGGTCGAGCTGATCCAGACGCGCAACGACGTGCCCTCGATGTACCGCGACTTCCTGCAGGCCGGCCGCACCGGGCTGCAGCACGTGGCCTACTGGACGGCCGACTACGACGCCGACCTCGCGCGCCTCACCGCGCAGGGCTTCAAGCCTGTGATGAGCGGCGAGGTGGGCGAGCGCGGGCGCTTCATCTACTTCGACACCGAGTACCACCCGGGCACGGTCATCGAGCTGTCCGAAGTGGCGGGCCCCAAGGGCAAGATGTTCGACCTGATCCGCAACGCCTCCGAAGGCTGGGACGGCAGCGAGCCGGTGCGGCCCTTTCCCGATCTGAGCAAGCTGTGA